From Pseudomonas sp. B21-028, one genomic window encodes:
- a CDS encoding phospholipid-binding protein MlaC, with protein MISILRRSLLVLLATLPLMTNALAAPSAHDIIQDTTTRLLADLAANKEKYKQDPGAFYDALNGIVGPVVDADGISRSIMTVKYSRKATPAQMTRFQENFKRSLMQFYGNALLEYNNQGITVGPAKDESGTRTSVDMQVKGNNGAVYPVSYTLEKINGEWKVRNVIINGINIGKLFRDQFADAMQRNGNDLDKTIDGWAGEVAKAKEVTEEAKEKQEQ; from the coding sequence ATGATCTCTATCCTGCGACGCAGCCTGTTGGTCCTGCTGGCAACCCTGCCGCTGATGACCAATGCCCTGGCGGCGCCTTCCGCCCACGACATCATCCAGGACACCACGACCCGGTTGCTGGCGGACCTTGCCGCCAACAAGGAGAAATACAAGCAGGATCCGGGTGCGTTCTATGACGCACTGAATGGCATTGTCGGTCCGGTGGTGGACGCCGATGGCATCTCCCGCAGCATCATGACGGTCAAGTACTCGCGCAAGGCAACGCCTGCGCAGATGACCCGCTTCCAGGAAAACTTCAAGCGCAGCCTGATGCAGTTCTATGGCAACGCCTTGCTCGAATACAACAACCAGGGCATCACCGTTGGGCCGGCGAAGGACGAAAGTGGTACTCGTACCAGCGTCGACATGCAGGTCAAGGGTAACAACGGTGCGGTCTATCCTGTGTCCTACACACTCGAGAAGATCAATGGCGAGTGGAAGGTGCGCAACGTGATCATCAACGGCATCAACATCGGCAAGCTGTTCCGCGACCAGTTCGCCGATGCGATGCAGCGCAATGGCAATGACCTGGACAAGACCATCGATGGTTGGGCCGGCGAAGTTGCCAAGGCCAAGGAAGTGACCGAGGAAGCCAAGGAGAAGCAGGAGCAATGA
- a CDS encoding HAD family hydrolase, with the protein MNADLLQRGKDIKLAVFDVDGVLTDGRLYFLEDGSEFKTFNTLDGQGIKMLMAAGVQTAIISGRKTPVVERRAKNLGIPHLYQGREDKLVVLDELLGQLNLSYAQVAYLGDDLPDLPVIRRVGLGMAVANAAGFVREHAHGVTTARGGEGAAREFCELILRAQGRLEAANAAYL; encoded by the coding sequence ATGAACGCAGACCTGCTGCAACGCGGTAAAGACATCAAGCTGGCCGTGTTCGACGTGGACGGCGTGCTGACCGACGGACGCCTGTATTTTCTCGAGGACGGCAGCGAATTCAAGACGTTCAATACCCTCGACGGCCAAGGCATCAAGATGCTGATGGCCGCCGGCGTGCAGACGGCCATCATCAGCGGCCGCAAGACCCCGGTGGTCGAACGGCGCGCGAAGAACCTTGGCATCCCCCACCTTTATCAGGGTCGCGAGGATAAACTGGTGGTCCTGGACGAACTGCTGGGGCAACTCAATCTAAGCTATGCACAGGTCGCCTACCTGGGTGACGACCTGCCGGACCTGCCGGTGATCCGTCGGGTCGGCCTGGGCATGGCAGTGGCCAATGCGGCAGGTTTCGTCCGCGAGCACGCCCATGGCGTCACCACCGCGCGAGGCGGCGAAGGCGCGGCCCGTGAGTTCTGCGAACTGATCCTGCGCGCCCAGGGCCGCCTCGAAGCGGCCAACGCCGCGTACCTGTGA
- the mlaD gene encoding outer membrane lipid asymmetry maintenance protein MlaD, whose protein sequence is MQNRTLEIGVGLFLLAGILALLLLALRVSGLAPTANTDTYKLYAYFDNIAGLTVRAKVTMAGVTIGKVTAIDLDRDSFTGRVTLQLEKRVDNLPTDSTASILTAGLLGEKYIGISVGGEETLLKDGGTIHDTQSSLVLEDLIGKFLLNTVSKDAK, encoded by the coding sequence ATGCAAAACCGCACCCTGGAAATCGGTGTCGGCCTTTTCCTGCTGGCCGGCATCCTGGCCTTGCTGCTGCTGGCTCTGCGCGTCAGCGGCCTGGCGCCGACCGCGAATACCGATACTTATAAACTTTATGCTTATTTTGACAATATCGCCGGTTTGACGGTCAGAGCCAAGGTGACCATGGCCGGTGTCACCATCGGCAAGGTCACGGCAATCGATCTGGATCGCGACAGTTTCACCGGACGGGTGACGCTGCAGCTGGAAAAGCGCGTGGATAACCTGCCGACTGATTCCACTGCATCTATCCTTACGGCGGGCCTGCTGGGCGAGAAATACATCGGTATCAGCGTGGGCGGGGAAGAGACCCTGCTCAAGGACGGCGGGACCATCCATGACACGCAGTCGTCGCTGGTGCTTGAGGACCTGATCGGGAAATTCCTGCTCAATACCGTTAGCAAAGACGCCAAATGA
- the murA gene encoding UDP-N-acetylglucosamine 1-carboxyvinyltransferase produces MDKLIITGGARLDGEIRISGAKNSALPILAATLLCDGPVTVANLPHLHDITTMIELFGRMGIEPVIDEKLSVEIDPRTIKTLVAPYELVKTMRASILVLGPMVARFGEAEVALPGGCAIGSRPVDLHIRGLEAMGAVIDVEGGYIKAKAPEGGLRGAHFFFDTVSVTGTENIMMAAALAKGRSVLQNAAREPEVVDLANFLIAMGAKISGAGTDTITIDGVERLHSATYKVMPDRIETGTYLVAAAVTGGRVKVKDTDPTILEAVLEKLKEAGAEVTCGEDWIEVNMHGKRPKAVNVRTAPYPAFPTDMQAQFISLNAIAEGTGAVIETIFENRFMHVYELHRMGAKIQVEGNTAIVTGTEKLKGAPVMATDLRASASLVISALVAEGDTLIDRIYHIDRGYECIEEKLQMLGAKIRRVPG; encoded by the coding sequence ATGGATAAACTGATTATTACCGGCGGCGCTCGTCTTGATGGCGAAATCCGTATTTCCGGGGCAAAGAACTCCGCCCTGCCAATCCTGGCCGCGACCCTGCTGTGCGATGGTCCTGTGACCGTTGCCAACCTGCCGCACCTGCATGACATCACCACGATGATCGAGCTGTTCGGTCGCATGGGCATCGAGCCTGTCATCGATGAGAAACTCAGCGTCGAAATCGATCCGCGCACCATCAAGACCCTGGTCGCTCCGTATGAGCTGGTGAAAACCATGCGGGCATCGATCCTGGTGCTGGGTCCGATGGTTGCCCGTTTCGGTGAAGCCGAAGTCGCGTTGCCTGGCGGTTGCGCCATTGGCTCGCGTCCGGTGGACCTGCACATCCGTGGCCTGGAAGCCATGGGCGCGGTCATCGACGTCGAAGGCGGCTACATCAAGGCCAAGGCGCCTGAAGGCGGCTTGCGCGGCGCGCATTTCTTCTTCGACACCGTCAGCGTGACCGGTACCGAGAACATCATGATGGCCGCTGCACTGGCCAAGGGCCGCAGCGTGCTGCAAAACGCTGCTCGCGAACCTGAAGTGGTGGACCTGGCGAACTTCCTGATCGCCATGGGCGCCAAGATCAGTGGTGCCGGTACCGACACCATCACCATCGATGGCGTCGAGCGTCTGCACTCGGCCACTTACAAAGTGATGCCGGACCGGATCGAAACCGGTACCTACCTGGTCGCCGCCGCCGTCACCGGTGGTCGCGTCAAGGTCAAGGATACCGATCCGACCATCCTTGAGGCTGTCCTGGAGAAACTCAAGGAAGCGGGCGCCGAAGTCACCTGCGGTGAAGACTGGATCGAAGTGAACATGCACGGCAAGCGGCCCAAGGCCGTGAACGTGCGGACAGCTCCATACCCAGCGTTCCCGACGGACATGCAGGCGCAGTTCATCTCCCTCAACGCCATTGCCGAAGGCACCGGCGCGGTGATCGAGACGATCTTCGAAAACCGTTTCATGCACGTCTACGAACTGCACCGCATGGGCGCCAAGATCCAAGTCGAGGGCAACACCGCCATCGTCACCGGCACCGAGAAACTCAAGGGCGCGCCAGTGATGGCCACCGACCTGCGAGCCTCGGCCAGCCTGGTGATTTCGGCCCTGGTTGCCGAAGGCGATACCCTGATCGACCGCATCTACCACATTGACCGTGGCTACGAATGTATCGAAGAGAAATTGCAGATGCTCGGTGCCAAGATCCGCCGCGTACCGGGCTAG
- a CDS encoding KpsF/GutQ family sugar-phosphate isomerase, protein MSQTSDLIQSAQRTIRLELEAVQGLLPRIDADFIRACEMILASTGRVVVVGMGKSGHVGNKIAATLASTGTTAFFVHPAEASHGDMGMITRDDIILALSNSGSTNEIITLLPLIKRLGIRLISLTGNPDSPLAKAAEVNLNVHVEHEACPLNLAPTSSTTAALVMGDALAVALLEARGFTAEDFAFSHPGGALGRRLLLKVENVMHAGAELPQVQRGTLLKDALMEMTRKGLGMTVIIEADGKLAGIFTDGDLRRTLDRTIDVHSTTIEQVMTPHGKTARAEMLAAEALKIMEDHKISALVVVDAEDRPVGALNMHDLLRAGVM, encoded by the coding sequence ATGAGCCAAACCAGCGACCTGATTCAATCGGCACAACGTACCATCCGCCTCGAACTCGAAGCCGTGCAAGGCTTGCTGCCCCGTATCGACGCTGATTTCATACGCGCCTGCGAGATGATCCTGGCCAGCACAGGCCGCGTCGTCGTGGTCGGCATGGGCAAGTCCGGGCACGTCGGCAACAAGATCGCCGCGACCCTGGCCAGCACGGGCACCACGGCATTCTTCGTCCACCCGGCCGAAGCCAGCCACGGTGACATGGGCATGATCACCCGGGACGACATCATCCTGGCGCTGTCCAACTCCGGCTCCACCAATGAAATCATTACGCTGCTGCCACTGATCAAGCGCCTGGGCATCCGGCTGATCAGCCTCACCGGCAACCCGGACTCGCCGCTAGCCAAGGCCGCCGAGGTGAACCTCAACGTTCACGTCGAGCACGAAGCCTGCCCGCTGAACCTGGCACCGACCTCGTCCACCACTGCGGCCCTGGTCATGGGCGATGCCCTGGCCGTGGCCCTGCTGGAGGCCAGGGGGTTCACCGCGGAAGACTTCGCCTTCTCCCACCCCGGTGGTGCGCTGGGTCGCCGCCTGCTGCTGAAGGTGGAAAACGTGATGCACGCCGGCGCAGAGTTGCCACAGGTGCAACGCGGCACGCTGCTCAAGGACGCACTCATGGAGATGACCCGCAAGGGCCTGGGCATGACGGTGATTATCGAGGCCGACGGCAAGCTCGCCGGGATCTTCACCGACGGCGACTTGCGTCGCACCCTGGACCGCACCATCGATGTGCACAGCACCACCATCGAGCAGGTCATGACGCCCCACGGCAAGACGGCCCGTGCAGAAATGCTCGCCGCCGAAGCCCTGAAAATCATGGAAGACCACAAGATCAGCGCCCTGGTGGTGGTCGATGCCGAAGACCGCCCGGTGGGCGCCCTGAACATGCACGACTTGCTGCGTGCCGGAGTCATGTAA
- the lptA gene encoding lipopolysaccharide transport periplasmic protein LptA gives MKLAKTLPILLSLGAALGSASAWSLPNDRDQPIRIQADDAQLDDKNGIATYRGDVIITQGSMKVTGNTVTITRTQSGDIDVVTSVGNLAYFEQLQTAGDTKPVQGYGVTIQYHASQDRVVLIDRAKVIDKDNNVTQGEKIVYDTNKKLASAGRATGNKVTEQRPRIDMVIQPKKKTEQRPQ, from the coding sequence ATGAAGCTCGCTAAAACCCTCCCTATTTTGCTCAGTCTGGGCGCAGCACTGGGAAGCGCGAGCGCCTGGTCTCTTCCCAACGACCGCGACCAGCCTATCCGCATCCAGGCCGACGACGCCCAACTGGACGACAAGAACGGTATCGCCACCTATAGGGGCGACGTGATCATCACCCAGGGCTCGATGAAGGTCACCGGCAATACCGTGACCATCACCCGCACCCAGTCCGGCGATATCGACGTGGTGACCTCGGTGGGCAACCTGGCCTATTTCGAGCAGTTGCAAACGGCCGGCGACACCAAGCCCGTGCAGGGCTACGGCGTGACCATCCAGTATCACGCGTCCCAGGACCGCGTCGTGCTGATCGATCGCGCCAAGGTCATCGACAAGGACAACAACGTCACCCAGGGCGAGAAAATCGTCTACGACACGAACAAGAAACTCGCCAGCGCCGGCCGCGCCACCGGCAACAAGGTGACCGAGCAGCGTCCACGGATCGACATGGTCATCCAGCCGAAAAAGAAAACCGAGCAAAGGCCCCAGTAA
- a CDS encoding BolA family protein, whose protein sequence is MQAVEVKSFLEGKLPGTKVEVEGEGCNFQLNVISDELAALSPVKRQQSIYAHLNPWIADGSIHAVTMKFFSRAAWAERT, encoded by the coding sequence ATGCAGGCTGTAGAAGTGAAGAGCTTCCTTGAAGGAAAGCTGCCTGGTACGAAGGTGGAAGTTGAAGGCGAAGGCTGCAACTTCCAGTTGAACGTGATCAGCGATGAACTGGCGGCGTTGAGCCCAGTGAAGCGTCAGCAGAGCATCTATGCCCATTTGAACCCATGGATTGCCGATGGCAGCATCCACGCGGTCACGATGAAATTTTTCAGCCGCGCGGCTTGGGCCGAGCGCACCTGA
- a CDS encoding lipid asymmetry maintenance protein MlaB produces the protein MSESAVRLGEAGELLLSGVLDYRTGPALRKQGQALIKSVGAAEVVIDCSAVQKSSSVGLSLLLCFMRDAKAAGKTWSIRGMPEDMREIAQVSELTELLAHS, from the coding sequence GTGAGTGAGTCGGCCGTTCGTCTGGGCGAAGCCGGTGAATTGTTGCTCAGTGGCGTGCTGGACTACCGCACCGGTCCGGCCTTGCGCAAGCAGGGTCAGGCACTGATCAAGTCCGTCGGTGCCGCCGAGGTGGTCATTGACTGCTCGGCGGTGCAGAAATCCAGCAGTGTCGGCTTGTCGCTGCTGCTGTGCTTCATGCGGGACGCCAAGGCGGCCGGCAAAACATGGAGCATCCGTGGGATGCCCGAAGACATGCGTGAAATAGCCCAGGTCAGCGAACTGACCGAGCTGTTGGCGCACTCCTGA
- the lptB gene encoding LPS export ABC transporter ATP-binding protein: MATLKAQHLAKSYKSRQVVRDVSLSIDSGQIVGLLGPNGAGKTTCFYMIVGLVQADQGRILIDDLDVSHQPMHGRAKAGIGYLPQEASIFRKLSVADNIMAILETRKELDKAGRRQELESLLQEFHISHIRDNLGMSLSGGERRRVEIARALATAPKFILLDEPFAGVDPISVGDIKQIIHHLKAKGIGVLITDHNVRETLDICETAYIVNDGQLIAEGDSATILANELVKEVYLGHEFRL, from the coding sequence ATGGCAACTCTGAAAGCTCAGCACCTGGCCAAGAGCTACAAAAGCCGTCAGGTCGTGCGCGATGTCAGCCTGTCCATCGACAGCGGGCAGATCGTTGGCCTGCTCGGCCCCAACGGCGCGGGCAAGACCACCTGTTTCTACATGATCGTCGGCCTGGTCCAGGCCGATCAGGGCCGCATCCTGATCGACGACCTGGACGTCAGCCACCAGCCGATGCACGGTCGGGCAAAGGCCGGCATCGGCTATTTGCCACAAGAAGCGTCGATCTTCCGCAAACTGTCGGTCGCCGACAACATCATGGCGATTCTCGAAACCCGCAAGGAACTCGACAAGGCCGGTCGTCGCCAGGAGCTGGAAAGCCTGTTGCAGGAGTTCCACATCAGCCACATCCGCGACAACCTGGGTATGAGCCTGTCCGGTGGCGAACGGCGCCGGGTGGAAATTGCCCGCGCCCTGGCTACCGCACCGAAATTCATCCTGCTCGACGAACCGTTCGCCGGCGTGGACCCGATTTCGGTGGGCGACATCAAGCAGATCATCCACCATCTCAAGGCCAAGGGGATCGGCGTGCTGATCACCGACCACAACGTGCGCGAGACGCTGGACATCTGCGAAACCGCCTACATCGTCAATGACGGCCAATTGATCGCCGAAGGTGACTCCGCCACCATCCTGGCCAACGAACTGGTCAAGGAAGTGTATCTGGGCCATGAGTTCCGCCTGTAA
- the mlaE gene encoding lipid asymmetry maintenance ABC transporter permease subunit MlaE has translation MRKKSLIERIRLFGRSGIDVLAVLGRSTLFLAHALLGRNSTGGGFGLLVKQLHSVGVMSLVIIVVSGIFIGMVLALQGFNILSSYGSEQAVGQMVSLTLLRELGPVVTALLFAGRAGSALTAEIGNMKSTEQLSSLEMIGVDPLKYIIAPRLWAGFISLPVLAIIFSVVGIWGGSWVAVDWLGVYEGSYWSNMQNSVDFLDDVLNGVIKSAVFAFVVTWIAVFQGYDCEPTSEGISRATTKTVVYASLAVLGLDFILTALMFGDF, from the coding sequence ATGCGCAAGAAATCATTGATAGAAAGAATTCGCCTGTTTGGCCGTTCCGGCATCGACGTGCTGGCGGTGCTGGGCCGTTCCACGCTGTTCCTGGCCCATGCGCTGCTTGGTCGCAACTCGACAGGCGGCGGTTTTGGCCTGCTGGTCAAACAACTGCATTCGGTGGGGGTGATGTCCCTGGTGATCATCGTGGTGTCCGGGATCTTCATCGGCATGGTGCTGGCGTTGCAGGGGTTCAATATCCTGTCCAGCTACGGTTCGGAGCAGGCGGTCGGGCAGATGGTCTCGCTGACGCTGTTGCGTGAACTCGGGCCGGTGGTGACCGCATTGCTGTTCGCCGGGCGTGCCGGTTCGGCGCTGACGGCCGAAATCGGTAACATGAAGTCCACCGAGCAGCTGTCCAGCCTGGAAATGATCGGCGTCGATCCGCTCAAGTACATCATTGCCCCGCGCCTGTGGGCCGGCTTCATTTCCTTGCCGGTGCTGGCGATCATCTTCAGCGTCGTCGGGATCTGGGGTGGTTCATGGGTGGCCGTCGACTGGCTGGGCGTCTATGAAGGTTCCTACTGGTCCAACATGCAGAACAGCGTCGACTTCCTCGATGATGTGCTCAACGGCGTCATCAAGAGCGCCGTATTCGCGTTCGTGGTGACCTGGATCGCCGTGTTTCAAGGCTATGACTGCGAGCCCACGTCTGAGGGGATCAGCCGTGCCACAACCAAGACCGTGGTGTACGCCTCGCTGGCGGTGCTGGGCCTTGACTTTATTCTGACCGCCTTGATGTTTGGAGATTTCTGA
- a CDS encoding ATP-binding cassette domain-containing protein: protein MSADNAYAVELKGLSFKRGTRSIFNDIDIRIPRGKVTGIMGPSGCGKTTLLRLMGAQLRPSAGEVWVNGQNLPKLSRSDLFDARKHMGVLFQSGALFTDLDVFENVAFPLRVHTDLPEEMIRDIVLLKLQAVGLRGALDLMPDELSGGMKRRVALARAIALDPKILMYDEPFVGQDPIAMGVLVRLIRLLNDALGITSIVVSHDLAETASIADYIYVVGDGQVLGQGTPQELKASDNPRIRQFMKGDPDGPVAFHFPATDYRTDLLGKR, encoded by the coding sequence ATGAGTGCCGACAACGCCTACGCGGTCGAGCTGAAGGGGCTGTCCTTCAAGCGAGGGACGCGCAGCATTTTCAATGACATCGATATTCGCATCCCGCGCGGCAAGGTGACCGGCATCATGGGGCCTTCCGGGTGCGGCAAGACCACGCTGCTACGCCTGATGGGCGCACAGTTGCGTCCCAGTGCCGGTGAGGTCTGGGTCAATGGTCAGAATCTTCCCAAATTGTCGCGCAGCGACCTGTTCGATGCGCGCAAGCACATGGGCGTGCTGTTCCAGAGCGGCGCGCTGTTCACCGATCTCGACGTGTTCGAGAACGTGGCGTTCCCGTTGCGGGTCCATACCGACCTGCCGGAGGAGATGATCCGCGACATCGTCCTGCTCAAGTTGCAGGCGGTCGGGCTGCGTGGCGCCCTCGATCTGATGCCGGACGAGCTGTCCGGCGGCATGAAGCGCCGGGTCGCACTGGCGCGGGCGATTGCCCTCGATCCGAAAATCCTCATGTACGACGAGCCCTTCGTCGGGCAGGACCCGATCGCCATGGGTGTGCTGGTGCGCCTGATCCGCCTGCTCAACGATGCGCTGGGCATCACCAGCATCGTGGTGTCCCACGACCTGGCCGAAACCGCCAGCATCGCGGACTACATCTACGTGGTCGGCGATGGCCAGGTATTGGGGCAGGGCACGCCCCAGGAGTTGAAGGCTTCGGACAACCCGCGCATTCGCCAATTCATGAAGGGGGATCCGGACGGTCCGGTGGCGTTCCATTTTCCGGCCACGGATTACCGTACCGATCTGCTGGGGAAGCGCTGA
- a CDS encoding RNA polymerase factor sigma-54, with protein MKPSLVLRMGQQLTMTPQLQQAIRLLQLSTLDLQQEIQEALESNPMLERQEEGDDFDNTDPLADNVEQKPNTEIQEPSYQEEAAPTVDNLEDGEWAERIPNDLPVDTAWEDVYQTSASSLPSSDDDEWDFTTRTSAGESLQSHLLWQLNLAPMSDTDRLIAVTLIDCINNQGYLDETLEEILEAFDPELDIELDEIEAVLHRIQQFEPAGIGARNLGECLLLQLRQLPAKTPWLAEAKRLVTDYIDLLGGRDYSQLMRRMKLKEDELRQVIELVQSLNPRPGSQIEATEPEYVVPDVIVRKHNDRWLVELNQESVPKLRVNAQYAGFVRRADTSADNTFMRNQLQEARWFIKSLQSRNETLMKVATQIVEHQRGFLDYGDEAMKPLVLHDIAEAVGMHESTISRVTTQKFMHTPRGIYELKYFFSSHVSTSEGGECSSTAIRAIIKKLVAAENQKKPLSDSKIAGLLEAQGIQVARRTVAKYRESLGIAPSSERKRLM; from the coding sequence ATGAAACCATCGCTAGTCTTGAGAATGGGCCAGCAGCTGACGATGACACCGCAGCTGCAACAGGCCATCCGCCTGCTCCAATTGTCGACCCTGGACCTGCAACAGGAAATCCAGGAGGCCCTGGAATCCAATCCGATGCTCGAACGCCAGGAAGAAGGCGACGACTTCGACAACACCGATCCGCTGGCCGACAACGTCGAGCAGAAACCCAATACCGAGATCCAGGAACCGTCCTACCAGGAGGAAGCCGCCCCGACGGTGGATAACCTCGAGGATGGCGAGTGGGCCGAACGCATCCCCAATGACCTGCCCGTGGACACGGCCTGGGAAGACGTCTACCAGACCAGCGCCAGCAGCCTGCCGAGCAGCGACGATGACGAGTGGGACTTCACCACCCGCACCTCCGCCGGTGAAAGCCTGCAAAGCCACCTGCTGTGGCAGTTGAACCTGGCACCGATGTCCGACACCGATCGCCTGATCGCCGTGACCCTGATCGACTGCATCAACAACCAGGGCTACCTGGACGAAACCCTCGAGGAAATCCTCGAAGCCTTCGATCCGGAGCTGGACATCGAGCTGGACGAGATCGAAGCCGTCCTGCACCGTATCCAGCAGTTCGAACCGGCCGGCATCGGCGCCCGCAACCTGGGTGAGTGCCTGCTGCTGCAGCTACGCCAACTGCCCGCCAAGACGCCGTGGCTGGCCGAAGCCAAGCGACTGGTCACCGACTATATCGATCTGCTGGGCGGCCGCGACTACAGCCAGCTGATGCGCCGCATGAAGCTCAAGGAAGATGAGCTGCGCCAGGTGATCGAACTGGTCCAGAGCCTCAACCCACGCCCAGGCTCACAGATCGAGGCCACCGAGCCCGAGTACGTGGTTCCCGACGTGATCGTGCGCAAGCACAACGATCGCTGGCTGGTGGAGTTGAACCAGGAATCGGTACCCAAGCTACGGGTCAACGCCCAATACGCGGGCTTTGTAAGACGCGCCGACACCAGCGCCGACAACACTTTCATGCGCAACCAGTTGCAGGAAGCGCGCTGGTTCATCAAGAGCCTGCAGAGTCGCAACGAAACCCTGATGAAAGTTGCCACCCAGATCGTCGAACATCAACGCGGTTTCCTGGACTACGGCGACGAAGCGATGAAACCGTTGGTCCTGCATGACATTGCCGAGGCAGTGGGCATGCACGAATCGACAATCTCCCGGGTGACCACACAGAAATTCATGCATACCCCACGGGGTATCTACGAATTGAAATATTTTTTCTCCAGCCACGTCAGCACCTCCGAAGGCGGCGAATGCTCTTCCACGGCCATCCGCGCGATCATCAAGAAACTGGTGGCCGCGGAAAATCAGAAAAAGCCGTTGAGTGACAGCAAGATCGCTGGTTTACTGGAGGCACAAGGCATTCAGGTGGCCCGCCGTACCGTCGCCAAGTATCGTGAATCCCTCGGGATCGCGCCTTCGAGCGAACGCAAGCGGTTGATGTAA
- the lptC gene encoding LPS export ABC transporter periplasmic protein LptC produces MLSKKIRTILLFACIAAIFAAVGYWNISPERFLDRPAVQVAENDIDWYATNTHTLQYLPDGKVQYEMTSDKVDHVKATDISLVANPDLNMFRGTEFPWHVQSKRAEVNSGGTEVELIDSVRVARTDEKNRTTIITSTRMTVFPQRQYAQTEQPVRIDGAGGVSTGTGMKAYLKESRIHLLSNVRGQYEAR; encoded by the coding sequence ATGCTGAGCAAGAAGATTCGCACCATCCTGCTGTTCGCGTGCATCGCGGCGATTTTCGCGGCGGTGGGCTACTGGAACATCAGCCCCGAACGCTTCCTCGATCGCCCTGCCGTCCAGGTCGCGGAAAACGATATCGACTGGTATGCGACCAACACGCATACACTGCAATACCTGCCCGACGGCAAGGTGCAGTACGAAATGACGTCCGACAAGGTCGATCACGTCAAGGCCACCGACATTTCACTGGTCGCCAATCCGGACCTGAACATGTTCCGTGGCACGGAATTCCCGTGGCACGTGCAGAGCAAGCGCGCCGAAGTCAATTCCGGCGGCACCGAAGTGGAACTGATCGACTCGGTACGCGTCGCACGAACCGATGAGAAGAACCGCACGACGATCATCACCAGCACTCGCATGACCGTGTTCCCGCAGCGACAATATGCGCAGACCGAGCAACCCGTTAGAATCGACGGCGCCGGTGGTGTATCGACCGGCACGGGAATGAAAGCGTATCTGAAGGAAAGCAGGATACACCTGCTATCGAACGTAAGAGGACAGTATGAAGCTCGCTAA
- the hpf gene encoding ribosome hibernation-promoting factor, HPF/YfiA family — protein sequence MQVNISGHQLEVTEPLRTYIGEKLDRLERHFDKITNVQVTMNVEKLLQKIEATLHIPGGEVVANAEHTDMYAAIDLLTDKLDRQLKKHKEKTQSLLQGATGR from the coding sequence ATGCAAGTCAACATCAGTGGACACCAACTGGAAGTGACCGAACCCCTGCGTACCTACATCGGCGAAAAACTCGACCGATTGGAAAGGCATTTCGACAAGATCACCAACGTGCAGGTCACGATGAACGTCGAGAAGCTGCTGCAGAAAATCGAAGCCACGCTGCATATTCCCGGCGGAGAGGTGGTTGCCAACGCGGAGCACACAGACATGTATGCCGCGATTGACCTGCTGACCGACAAGCTGGATCGCCAACTCAAAAAGCATAAGGAAAAGACCCAGAGCCTCCTCCAGGGCGCTACCGGTCGTTAA